Proteins encoded by one window of Propionispora hippei DSM 15287:
- a CDS encoding Gfo/Idh/MocA family protein, producing the protein MKIGIIGLGNIAQKAYLPVITARPGLELVLCTRNPVVLSSIAKKYRISQTVQTLDELIASGVEAAFVHTATESHKEIITTLLSNSIHVYVDKPIAYYYKEAVELSELALHQKKILLTGFNRRFAPMYAKLKQQAAPQLIMMQKNRSAEPDEIRHFIFDDFIHVVDTLRYLFGTSPDTVSVRGLTANGKLSHIVLELSGQHRTALGIMNRTSGINEEILEYMCSGQKFTVTDLQQTRHTTQNTEQYLKYKDWDTILYRRGFEQIIDHFLHCVINSQPPAIAPEDALATHELCENIVEQLIKK; encoded by the coding sequence ATGAAAATCGGGATTATAGGCCTGGGTAATATCGCTCAAAAAGCATACCTACCGGTAATAACGGCCAGGCCGGGCCTGGAACTGGTACTTTGCACCAGAAACCCTGTTGTTTTATCGTCCATAGCAAAAAAATATCGCATTTCGCAAACTGTACAAACATTGGATGAACTGATTGCTTCCGGCGTAGAGGCTGCTTTTGTTCATACCGCCACCGAAAGCCACAAGGAAATAATCACTACACTCTTATCAAACAGCATTCATGTTTATGTGGACAAACCTATTGCGTATTATTATAAAGAAGCTGTTGAACTGTCTGAACTGGCACTTCACCAAAAGAAAATTCTCCTGACCGGCTTCAACCGCCGTTTTGCTCCTATGTACGCCAAACTCAAACAACAAGCGGCCCCGCAACTTATCATGATGCAAAAAAACCGCTCCGCAGAACCGGATGAAATACGGCATTTTATCTTCGACGACTTCATTCACGTAGTAGATACGCTCCGCTATCTCTTTGGTACATCACCAGATACGGTCTCTGTACGTGGTTTAACCGCAAACGGTAAACTGTCCCATATCGTTCTGGAACTTTCCGGCCAGCATCGTACCGCCTTGGGCATTATGAACCGGACCAGCGGTATCAATGAGGAAATTCTCGAATATATGTGCTCCGGTCAGAAATTCACCGTCACCGATTTACAGCAAACACGCCATACGACACAAAATACCGAGCAATATTTAAAATACAAGGACTGGGATACGATCCTATACCGGCGGGGTTTCGAACAGATTATCGACCATTTCCTACACTGCGTAATAAACAGCCAGCCGCCAGCCATAGCTCCGGAAGATGCGCTGGCAACGCATGAGCTTTGCGAGAATATTGTAGAGCAGCTTATCAAAAAATAA